From a single Ooceraea biroi isolate clonal line C1 chromosome 12, Obir_v5.4, whole genome shotgun sequence genomic region:
- the LOC105287094 gene encoding zinc finger MYM-type protein 3 isoform X1, which produces MDNPPLSPPDKTDVPQAETMSSSENKDNVENCSNESENKDNVENCSNEEVSVPEDKQLDESQRDRNTAEEEHDETAQETAATTSEKEDLMPSNVEASDSAARLENQTTLENDSAEAEVPLSKQSDETVTTEETNAESFCEESTSVNIDKETTDLSAPDLAEKCDTNSPNHEDSRETTTQEPDNVVGSDGAKSASENVATESETLPTETDKNPCDIPDESSVNADDVQKDVDSSKKVESESSDSNSENPDKNPSEKTIEPENTEFVQFSHDDKHDDPQIESQSMDAVDPFGGDNLTSENVEQMETTLDNLEVEVSFKNLYEQGNNLQQAVNANEHSEKLSVDCALNDPKDIDKVADGISEASANVQSTIQSPENTPMDIDMPDDNNTPEAEASTSSVELPGEQNKQTKKNVEEITPMETDEEQANVLPGQDDELCIIPDSMKVIIPNKSGKAVDSDQNESTFENDSKREEAAQKPNSGLDKAAAQDERETVAESKDKDTENTATARPNESTAVAEDSVKATDVINIDDESKNSEVEEITTKELCKQCGEERACKIRVKIGVENYHVCSKTCKALFKAANDKAMDIPSDGASSKCEKRCATCLSVIEANDERNVSWETMEFCNEECLGKFQRKYGSYCKNCNGTVQAVSLGKYCVRFGCDVRQFCCSTCLEEFKKGLKVCSYCQKDISFSTDGFLAPVGEKGQFKDFCTQDCMEKYSKLNSMEPPATEKKLCSVCKQEKLVHCEIQIHDNIPVAICSEVCLAAFKFVNKQVNPEQCSTCKKFFELPKKQNFVVFYENEPHTFCNKTCLNIFIITNRKIVPCNWCKVKKYNFDMIKKELKSGQTLMMCSLNCLTLYQVSINAVSAKRINCDFCKEYSLAHYHLTMSDATIRNFCSYNCVMNFQAQYAKSPITIPSSDDPVPTGAPKRTLPQRTAVNVQKPSEMQGKKIMPVISSVTSLAAMGNGQASPTSQQNSIVMSTNTMSSQASQVVYNQQIITRPPSPAKVHNKMMQCKPLVHTKGVSVRPRPCTKWTQTTEKPKQAIVPMPVPIYVPFPMHMYSMPFPVPMPFPLPIPIPLFIPTTRNSAKGIMKDIKKIQEKIPADPYEAELLMMAEMVATEKKADSDSDSVDDREDDTAGQGNLHSDAFSPEAVDASNTFGDDMLQMALKMATGELDEPAVDLEAALTPNTITATQAPPPTESNMDNDVQSERLMAVSRGRKRGMPYKPRSTPTKRVRRVSGTNDMPLMPPPEPQPPPQPRIMEPMEKPDANMALKYTFGVNAWRQWVIGKNAELEKQITPMRKIKLFKTDLLQLTADELNYSLCLYVKEVRKPNGAEYAPDTIFYLCLGIQQYLFENSRIDNIFTDSYYEKFTDCLNEVAKKFSVLYNDAQYIVTRVEEEHLWECKQLGAHSPHVLLNTLMFFNTKHFNLVTVEDHMQLSFSHIMKHWKRNPAAQPTVAGKVPGSRNVLLRFYPPQLAQEANSRKKKVYEQQENEENPLRCPVKLYEFYLSKCPESVKTRNDVFYLLPERSCVPDSPVWYSTSPLAKEHLVKMLHRIKMVKEINVALLTS; this is translated from the exons ATGGATAATCCTCCACTATCTCCTCCAGACAAGACTGATGTACCTCAAGCAGAAACTATGAGCAGTTCTGAAAACAAGGATAACGTCGAAAACTGTAGTAATGAATCTGAAAACAAGGATAACGTCGAAAACTGTAGTAATGAAGAAGTCTCGGTCCCAGAAGATAAGCAATTGGATGAATCACAGCGTGATAGGAATACTGCGGAAGAAGAACATGACGAGACAGCTCAAGAAACAGCTGCAACAACTTCTGAAAAGGAGGACTTGATGCCATCGAATGTAGAAGCAAGTGACTCTGCCGCACGTTTGGAAAACCAAACCACTTTGGAAAACGATAGTGCTGAAGCTGAAGTGCCATTGTCTAAACAGAGTGACGAGACCGTGACAACCGAAGAAACTAACGCAGAAAGTTTTTGTGAAGAAAGCACATCGGTTAACATAGACAAGGAAACGACAGACTTAAGTGCACCCGATTTAGCGGAGAAGTGTGACACAAATTCACCGAATCATGAAGACTCGCGTGAGACAACGACGCAGGAGCCAGATAATGTAGTAGGCAGTGACGGCGCAAAATCTGCTAGTGAGAATGTTGCAACCGAGTCAGAGACACTACCCACAGAGACTGATAAAAATCCCTGCGACATCCCGGACGAATCGAGCGTCAATGCGGATGACGTGCAAAAGGACGTCGACTCCTCGAAGAAAGTGGAGTCGGAATCGTCGGACAGTAACTCGGAAAATCCCGACAAGAACCCGTCCGAGAAAACGATCGAGCCCGAAAACACAGAGTTTGTGCAATTTTCTCACGATGACAAGCACGACGATCCGCAAATTGAGAGTCAGTCCATGGACGCGGTGGACCCGTTCGGCGGTGATAATCTCACTTCCGAGAACGTGGAGCAAATGGAGACGACCCTGGACAATCTCGAGGTTGAAGTTAGCTTCAAGAATTTGTACGAGCAGGGTAATAACTTGCAACAGGCTGTCAATGCTAACGAGCACAGTGAGAAGCTCAGTGTCGACTGTGCATTAAACGATCCAAAGGATATCGACAAAGTCGCGGACGGTATTTCCGAGGCGTCGGCCAATGTACAATCGACGATCCAGTCCCCCGAGAACACGCCAATGGACATCGACATGCCGGATGATAATAATACACCCGAAGCAGAAGCGAGTACATCATCTGTGGAATTACCGGGTGAGcaaaacaaacaaacaaaaaaaaacgtgGAGGAGATTACGCCTATGGAAACGGATGAGGAGCAAGCGAACGTATTACCGGGGCAAGATGACGAACTGTGTATTATCCCAGACAGTATGAAGGTAATAATACCGAATAAATCAGGCAAAGCAGTAGACAGTGATCAGAATGAATCCACATTCGAGAATGACTCCAAACGTGAGGAGGCAGCACAAAAGCCTAATTCCGGGCTCGACAAGGCTGCCGCTCAGGATGAGCGCGAAACGGTGGCAGAAAGTAAAGATAAAGATACAGAAAATACGGCGACCGCTCGGCCAAACGAGTCCACAGCAGTGGCGGAAGATTCGGTCAAAGCAACGGATGTTATTAACATTGACGATGAGTCGAAAAATTCAGAAGTCGAGGAAATCACGACTAAAGAACTATGCAAGCAGTGCGGTGAAGAGAGAGCGTGCAAGATTCGCGTGAAGATCGGTGTGGAAAATTATCACGTGTGCTCAAAGACGTGTAAAGCGTTATTTAAAGCAGCGAATGACAAGGCAATGGACATACCGAGTGACGGGGCCAGTTCGAAGTGTGAAAAGCGTTGTGCGACTTGTCTGTCGGTTATAGAAGCGAACGATGAACGAAATGTCTCTTGGGAGACCATGGAGTTCTGCAACGAGGAGTGTCTGGGGAAGTTTCAAAGAAAGTACGGCAGTTACTGCAAGAATTGCAACGGTACAGTTCAAGCCGTGAGTTTAGGCAAGTACTGCGTGAGATTTGGCTGCGACGTGAGACAGTTTTGTTGTTCGACATGCCTGGAGGAGTTCAAGAAGGGTTTAAAGGTGTGCAGCTACTGTCAAAAGGATATAAGCTTCAGCACAGACGGCTTCCTCGCGCCGGTTGGCGAGAAAGGCCAGTTCAAAGACTTTTGTACTCAAGACTGTATGGAGAAGTATTCGAAACTGAATTCCATGGAACCCCCGGCTACGGAGAAGAAGCTCTGTAGCGTGTGTAAACAG GAGAAACTCGTGCACTGCGAAATTCAGATACACGATAATATCCCGGTAGCCATATGCAGCGAGGTCTGTCTCGCGGCATTTAAATTCGTTAACAAACAGGTCAATCCAGAACAGTGTTCTACCTGCAAGAAATTCTTCGAGCTGCCGAAGAAGCAGAATTTCGTGGTGTTTTATGAAAACGAGCCCCACACGTTCTGTAATAAGACATGCTTAAATATATTCATCATAACGAACAGGAAAATCGTCCCGTGCAATTGGTGCAAAGTAAAGAAATACAATTTCGACATGATCAAGAAGGAACTGAAGTCGGGGCAGACCCTGATGATGTGCAGTTTGAACTGCCTGACGCTGTATCAG GTCTCCATCAACGCGGTGTCCGCGAAACGAATTAACTGTGATTTTTGCAAGGAGTACTCCTTGGCGCATTACCATCTCACGATGTCGGACGCGACGATACGTAATTTCTGCTCGTACAATTGCGTCATGAATTTTCAAGCTCAGTACGCCAAGTCGCCCATAACGATACCGTCGAGCGACGATCCCGTGCCCACGGGCGCGCCCAAGAGGACGTTACCGCAGCGGACCGCCGTGAACGTGCAGAAGCCCAGCGAGATGCAGGGAAAGAAAATCATGCCCGTCATCTCATCGGTGACTAGTCTGGCCGCGATGGGGAACGGCCAGGCAAGCCCGACCTCGCAACAGAACAGTATAGTCATGTCGACGAACACGATGTCCAGTCAGGCGTCGCAAGTCGTCTACAACCAGCAGATCATCACTAGACCACCTAGTCCGGCGAAAGTTCACAACAAGATGATGCAATGCAAGCCTCTGGTGCACACGAAGGGGGTCTCGGTACGTCCTCGTCCTTGCACCAAGTGGACGCAGACGACGGAGAAGCCCAAGCAAGCCATCGTGCCCATGCCGGTGCCAATTTACGTCCCGTTCCCGATGCACATGTACAGTATGCCGTTCCCGGTACCGATGCCTTTCCCATTGCCGATACCCATCCCGCTTTTTATACCCACCACGAGAAACAGCGCCAAGGGGATTATGAAGGATATTAAGAAAATACAGGAGAAGATACCGGCCGACCCGTACGAGGCCGAGCTTCTCATGATGGCGGAGATGGTGGCCACCGAGAAGAAGGCCGACAGCGACTCGGACTCGGTGGACGACAG GGAAGATGACACAGCTGGTCAAGGCAATTTACATAGTGATGCTTTCAGTCCGGAAGCAGTTGATGCCAGCAACACATTCGGGGACGATATGTTGCAAATGGCACTGAAAATGGCCACGGGGGAGTTGGACGAGCCTGCGGTTGATCTCGAGGCCGCTCTGACACCGAACACCATTACGGCCACGCAGGCACCGCCGCCGACGGAAAGCAATATGGATAACGACG TGCAATCGGAGCGACTGATGGCTGTTTCGAGAGGAAGGAAACGCGGAATGCCGTACAAGCCACGATCAACGCCAACTAAACGCGTGAGACGCGTCTCCGGGACGAACGACATGCCGTTAATGCCGCCGCCGGAACCACAGCCACCGCCGCAACCGCGTATCATGGAACCAATGGAGAAGCCTGACGCTAACATGGCGTTGAAATACACGTTTGGCGTGAACGCGTGGAGACAATGG GTAATTGGAAAGAATGCCGAGTTGGAGAAACAGATTACTCCAATGAGGAAAATAAAGTTGTTCAAGACGGATCTCTTACAGCTCACCGCGGACGAGTTAAATTATTCCTTATGCCTCTATGTGAAGGAAGTGAGGAAGCCGAACGGTGCGGAGTATGCTCCAGATacgatattttatctttgCTTAG GAATACAACAGTATCTGTTCGAAAACAGCAGGATCGATAACATATTCACGGACTCGTACTACGAAAAATTTACAGACTGCCTAAACGAGGTGGCGAAAAAGTTCTCCGTGCTCTATAACGACGCAC AATATATCGTAACCAGGGTAGAGGAGGAGCACTTGTGGGAGTGCAAGCAATTAGGTGCTCACTCTCCGCACGTTCTGCTGAACACACTTATGTTCTTCAATACGAAACACTTTAATCTCGTG ACAGTAGAGGATCACATGcaactctctttttctcacaTTATGAAACACTGGAAGCGTAACCCGGCAGCTCAGCCCACGGTCGCGGGAAAGGTTCCTGGATCAAGAAACGTCCTCTTGAGATTTTACCCGCCGCAGTTAGCCCAAG AAGCTAATTCAAGGAAGAAGAAAGTGTACGAGCAACAGGAAAACGAGGAGAATCCATTGAGATGTCCTGTTAAGCTCTACGAATTCTACTTGTCAAAATG TCCTGAGAGCGTCAAGACACGAAACGACGTGTTCTATCTGTTGCCAGAACGCAGTTGCGTGCCGGACAGTCCCGTGTGGTACTCAACGTCGCCGCTTGCGAAGGAGCACCTCGTCAAAATGTTGCATCGTATCAAAATGGTTAAAGAAATTAACGTAGCGCTACTGACGAGTTAA